Within Flagellimonas maritima, the genomic segment TCATTGGAAATATAGGCATACTTGCTTAGTTGAAGAAGTGCAAGCAATGATACTATAAGTGCCGAAAAAACGAATACGGTCTTTTTCACCCATTAAATTTAACAAAATCCAGCTTTGATTTTATCTACAATGGTCTGTGCCAACTTTTCCTTGCTTTCTGTTGTCCAACCTGCAACATGGGGCGTCAATAGAACATTTTTGGCTTTTCGTAAATATTTGAAGGCCTTTGGTTTCTGCGCAAACATATTTTCGAACGATTTTTTTTCATATTCCAACACGTCCAAACCAGCACCAAGAATTTTTTCTGACTTTAATCCATTTACCAAATCGTGGGTTATAACACATTTTCCACGTGCCGTATTCAGAAACCAAAATGGTTTGTGAAATTCATTTATAAATCCTGAATTGACCATCCCTATGGTTTTTTCTGTCTGGGGAACATGGAGGCTTACAACATCGGATTTTTGTTTGAACTCCATAATCCCTACCTGTCTTGCATTATCATCGCCTACACCGCCTACAATATCATAGCAGATAATGTCCACATCAAAGCCACTGAGTTTTTCGGCAAAAGCCTTGCCCATATTTCCATAACCGATAATACCAACAGTTTTACCGTTTAATTCAACACCGCGATTACCTTCCCTGTCCCATTTCCCTTTTTTGACCTCCCTGTTTGCTTTGGTCATTTTGTTCATTAAGGACAGTAACATCCCCAAAGTATGTTCGCCTACGGCATTACGATTTCCTTCTGGTGCCGAAGCTAAAAAGATATCCTTCTGTTTGGCATAACGTGTATCTATATTTTCCAAACCGGCACCTACACGGCCTATAAACTTTAAGTTGGTTGCTTTGTCCAAGAACTGTTGGTCAATAGTAAATCTACTTCTTATGATTACGCCATCGTACAAATGTATTTTTTTCTCAATATCGTCTTTTGATGATGTATAGTCTTCGTCATTTTGGAATCCGAGTTCCGCGAACTGTTCTATAAGCAGTGGATGATTGGTGTCTAGGTGGAGAACTTTCATGGCTGTAATCTAAAATTCCTAAATTTTGGGATATTCGGTTTGGGTCATTTCATGCGCTACTTTACCGGTATGTGCAGTATCCTGTTTTTCAAAAAGCAATAAATGGACTTCTTCCCCATTTTTGGTCGAAGGGCAATGCTCCACTCCTTTTGGAACTACAATAATCTCACCTTCTTCCACAACTTCGGTTCTATCTCGAAACTTCATGTACAAAGTGCCTTTCAAAACTTGAAAAAGTTCATCTTCGCCCTCATGCGAATGCCAAACAAACTCTCCCTGTACTTTGGCAAGGATGACCTGCATGTCATCCACGACCGCAATTTGATGTGGATGCCATTGCTTGGTGAATTCTGAATGTTTTTGTTTTAGGTTGATAGGCTTCATAACTTTTAGAATTTAAATCCCCAGAATCATTTTGGCAATCAAAAAATAAATCAAGATTCCAAAAATATCATTGCTAGTTGTAATAAAAGGCCCAGTGGCAATTGCTGGGTCAACGCCACGCTTATGTAAAAATAGCGGGGTAAATGTGCCCACAAAACCCGCTACAACAATAACCGCGATCAACGAAATGGAAATTGCCAGTGCTGTCATAAAATCTCCTTTCCAGCCCCAGGTAAAAAGCAATAGTATTACTGCTAAAATAACTCCGTTTAAAAGTGCCAATACAATTTCCTTTACCAATCTATTGCTTACACTTCCCTTTAAATCATCGTTTGCCAGACCTTGAACAATAATGGCACTGGATTGTACACCAACATTTCCTGCCATGGCGGCAATCAAAGGCGTAAAGAGAAAAAGAACGGTGTATTTATTGAACATTTCTTCGAACCCTCCCATAATATATGCGGCGGCGGCTCCTCCAAAAAGGCCCAATATAAGCCAGGGCAATCTTGCTCTGGTCAATTCCCAAATACTGTCATCTGCCTCAACATCTTGAGAGATACCTGCAGCCATCTGGTAGTCTTTATCTGCTTCTTCACGAATCACATCAACAATATCATCGATTGTGATACGCCCAACCAATCGCCCAATTTCGTCGACTACGGGAATCGCCTCCAAATCATACTTGGACATTATTTTTGCTACTTCTTCAGATTTTTCATTGACTCCAACATAGTCCACTTTGGGAATATAAATGTTCTTTATATGGGTTTTTGTGGAAGTTGTAAGCAAATCTTTTAATGATAGCCTACCCTTTAGTTTATCTTCATCATCAACCACATAAATAGAGTGGACCCGGGTAACATTCTCTGCCTGTGCTCTCATTTCCTTTACACAAGTGAGTACATTCCAATTTTCAT encodes:
- a CDS encoding 2-hydroxyacid dehydrogenase, yielding MKVLHLDTNHPLLIEQFAELGFQNDEDYTSSKDDIEKKIHLYDGVIIRSRFTIDQQFLDKATNLKFIGRVGAGLENIDTRYAKQKDIFLASAPEGNRNAVGEHTLGMLLSLMNKMTKANREVKKGKWDREGNRGVELNGKTVGIIGYGNMGKAFAEKLSGFDVDIICYDIVGGVGDDNARQVGIMEFKQKSDVVSLHVPQTEKTIGMVNSGFINEFHKPFWFLNTARGKCVITHDLVNGLKSEKILGAGLDVLEYEKKSFENMFAQKPKAFKYLRKAKNVLLTPHVAGWTTESKEKLAQTIVDKIKAGFC
- a CDS encoding cupin domain-containing protein, translating into MKPINLKQKHSEFTKQWHPHQIAVVDDMQVILAKVQGEFVWHSHEGEDELFQVLKGTLYMKFRDRTEVVEEGEIIVVPKGVEHCPSTKNGEEVHLLLFEKQDTAHTGKVAHEMTQTEYPKI
- the mgtE gene encoding magnesium transporter, giving the protein MTPFKLTDELIAEIQQLIEAKKNADLQLLMKEFHYADIAEIADELTVDEATYLIKLLDSEKTSDIIAEMDEDIREAVLNNLSAKEIAGELKELDTDDAADIVGELPKEIVQEVISEIEDREHAKDIVDLLRYDEDSAGGLMAKELVRVNENWNVLTCVKEMRAQAENVTRVHSIYVVDDEDKLKGRLSLKDLLTTSTKTHIKNIYIPKVDYVGVNEKSEEVAKIMSKYDLEAIPVVDEIGRLVGRITIDDIVDVIREEADKDYQMAAGISQDVEADDSIWELTRARLPWLILGLFGGAAAAYIMGGFEEMFNKYTVLFLFTPLIAAMAGNVGVQSSAIIVQGLANDDLKGSVSNRLVKEIVLALLNGVILAVILLLFTWGWKGDFMTALAISISLIAVIVVAGFVGTFTPLFLHKRGVDPAIATGPFITTSNDIFGILIYFLIAKMILGI